The proteins below come from a single Alkalispirillum mobile genomic window:
- a CDS encoding TlpA family protein disulfide reductase, which yields MDAATEMMSLNLGPLALPLDRLPLLAALVVALLLSWLIGRRQGGNADGPLLLTGLTGLLAGRLGFVLQYRDDYLAAPMSIINVTDGGFAPLAAIAAMLALGALLAWRRPLQRWALTGALAGGLATWGVGIAAIHTLSPEPPTLPDAHVQTLAGDVRPLGDWRGEPVVINLWASWCPPCRREMPVLSDVQQERDDVTILLVNQGEDPATIQAFLNELDAPLEHILLDPRSGLSGHYGSGALPTTLFIDAEGRVVDSHLGELSRARLSRGIEAIVAD from the coding sequence ATGGACGCTGCTACCGAGATGATGTCACTCAACCTGGGCCCGCTGGCCCTGCCGCTGGATCGCCTGCCTCTGCTCGCCGCCCTGGTGGTGGCCCTGCTCCTGAGCTGGTTGATTGGTCGCCGCCAGGGCGGCAATGCCGACGGCCCCTTGTTGCTGACCGGGCTGACCGGCCTGCTGGCGGGGCGGCTGGGGTTTGTCCTGCAGTACCGGGACGACTACCTGGCCGCCCCCATGAGCATCATCAACGTCACCGACGGCGGCTTCGCACCGCTGGCCGCAATCGCCGCCATGCTGGCACTGGGGGCGCTGCTCGCCTGGCGGCGCCCGCTGCAGCGCTGGGCGTTGACGGGTGCCCTGGCGGGCGGCCTCGCCACCTGGGGCGTCGGCATCGCGGCCATACACACCCTCAGCCCAGAGCCCCCGACCCTGCCCGATGCCCACGTACAGACCCTGGCCGGCGATGTCCGGCCGCTTGGGGACTGGCGAGGTGAACCCGTGGTGATCAACCTCTGGGCCAGTTGGTGTCCGCCCTGCCGCCGGGAAATGCCGGTACTCAGCGACGTCCAGCAGGAACGGGATGATGTCACCATCCTGTTGGTCAACCAGGGCGAGGACCCGGCCACCATTCAGGCCTTTCTGAACGAGCTGGACGCGCCGCTGGAGCACATCCTGCTCGACCCCCGCTCCGGGCTCTCTGGACACTACGGCTCCGGTGCCCTGCCGACCACCCTGTTCATTGATGCAGAGGGGCGCGTGGTCGACAGCCACCTCGGGGAGCTGAGCCGCGCGCGGCTCTCCCGGGGCATAGAGGCCATCGTGGCCGACTGA
- a CDS encoding DUF3617 domain-containing protein codes for MMRYALPAAALLALPAMAWADRPNVEPGLWEYTNTTVMEGEMDMPDHTETTQECITEDDLDAGIQLHDEDGCEVVDESISSDEVSYRLSCADPQGGTMEMDMNMQLMGDRMEGKMTGDFETPMGDMRMNMEIVGERIGDC; via the coding sequence ATGATGCGCTATGCATTGCCCGCCGCTGCCCTGCTCGCCCTGCCCGCCATGGCCTGGGCCGACCGTCCCAACGTGGAGCCGGGGCTGTGGGAATACACCAACACCACGGTGATGGAAGGCGAGATGGACATGCCGGACCACACCGAGACCACGCAGGAGTGCATTACCGAAGACGACTTGGACGCGGGCATCCAACTCCACGACGAGGATGGCTGTGAGGTCGTGGATGAATCCATCAGCAGCGATGAGGTGAGCTACCGGCTGAGCTGCGCCGACCCTCAGGGCGGCACCATGGAGATGGACATGAACATGCAGCTGATGGGGGATCGCATGGAGGGCAAGATGACCGGCGACTTCGAGACCCCGATGGGTGACATGCGCATGAACATGGAGATTGTCGGGGAGCGCATCGGCGACTGCTGA
- a CDS encoding VPLPA-CTERM sorting domain-containing protein, producing the protein MKTRALGVSVALSGVLACSVANASLINLPDVDETFDGIPLALQYNDFYSYSGSLLRQWDYITQAQYTGQGTGTLDLIIGTGAGGANNQGVGPDGDFNFENPMPFPGGGTSEFTGQWGVGTQANGPVLVDNLLAYLNAINPSSTIPVFLFDHNQTGGQPDLFVQAEVYIQDPTTGERVARWFFDDGAGNPVLAPGEVELVGDSGTEYVANHNLGSGRLDYIVFAPTMDLSQYAGLDYLFGIDFFMDDLNNGFEELFLSGRFVVNDNGNGQVPVPASGWLFGLGLLALGLVHRRRTPDPV; encoded by the coding sequence ATGAAAACCAGGGCCTTGGGCGTATCAGTGGCACTGAGTGGGGTTTTGGCCTGTTCCGTCGCCAATGCATCGCTGATCAACTTGCCGGATGTGGACGAGACCTTCGACGGCATTCCGCTGGCGCTCCAATACAACGACTTCTACTCCTACTCCGGGTCGCTGCTTCGGCAGTGGGACTACATCACTCAAGCTCAGTACACCGGACAGGGCACGGGCACACTGGACCTGATCATAGGCACGGGGGCCGGGGGTGCGAACAACCAGGGGGTCGGACCGGATGGCGATTTTAACTTTGAGAACCCCATGCCCTTTCCCGGTGGGGGAACGTCCGAGTTCACGGGCCAGTGGGGTGTGGGTACCCAGGCCAATGGGCCGGTGTTGGTCGACAACCTGCTGGCCTACCTGAATGCGATCAATCCGAGCTCGACTATCCCCGTGTTTCTGTTTGACCACAATCAGACGGGGGGCCAGCCGGACCTGTTTGTACAGGCCGAGGTATACATTCAGGACCCGACGACCGGGGAGCGGGTTGCTCGCTGGTTCTTTGACGACGGGGCGGGCAATCCGGTGTTGGCCCCTGGCGAAGTGGAACTGGTGGGGGATTCCGGTACGGAGTACGTTGCCAATCACAACCTGGGCAGCGGTCGTCTGGACTATATCGTCTTCGCGCCTACCATGGACCTCAGTCAATATGCCGGTCTTGATTATCTGTTTGGGATTGACTTCTTCATGGACGACCTGAACAACGGCTTCGAGGAGTTGTTCCTCAGCGGGCGTTTCGTGGTCAACGACAACGGGAACGGGCAGGTGCCGGTACCCGCTTCAGGGTGGTTGTTCGGGCTCGGGCTGCTCGCCCTGGGGCTCGTGCACCGGCGGCGCACACCCGACCCGGTGTGA
- a CDS encoding glutathione peroxidase has protein sequence MGRLMMVACFVAGLLASAPAHADGVDRDALFDHDLRELHSDRVLSLREVLQGAPLLLVNTASRCGFTGQFEGLEALHREFGDQGLKVAGFPSNDFRQELEDEAVVAEVCRVNFGVTFTMFSPISVRGDDAHPLFRELARQSEQPAWNFHKYVLDRDGNVVASFPSRVAPDDPRLRAAIRSVL, from the coding sequence ATGGGTCGTCTCATGATGGTGGCATGTTTCGTGGCCGGGCTGTTGGCATCGGCCCCTGCCCACGCCGATGGGGTGGATCGCGACGCGCTTTTTGACCACGATTTGCGAGAGCTCCACTCGGACCGGGTGTTAAGTCTGCGAGAGGTCCTGCAAGGGGCGCCGTTGCTGTTGGTGAACACGGCAAGCCGTTGTGGGTTTACCGGCCAATTCGAGGGGCTGGAGGCGCTCCACCGCGAGTTCGGTGACCAGGGCTTGAAGGTGGCCGGATTCCCGTCCAACGACTTCCGCCAGGAACTGGAGGATGAGGCCGTGGTGGCCGAGGTCTGCCGGGTCAATTTCGGCGTGACCTTCACCATGTTCTCACCGATATCCGTTCGGGGCGACGACGCCCACCCGCTGTTCAGGGAGCTGGCGCGCCAGAGCGAACAGCCTGCCTGGAATTTTCACAAGTACGTGCTCGACCGAGACGGCAACGTGGTCGCCAGTTTCCCCAGCCGGGTGGCCCCGGACGATCCGAGGCTGCGCGCGGCCATTCGATCCGTTCTCTGA
- a CDS encoding glycosyltransferase translates to MAPPSLSVIIPAWNEADQLPATLDALRHAITASDLGVEIIVVDNGSDDDTAAIAQEAGARVVREPERRIARVRNRGAELARSPWLLFLDADTRVTSEHLLAVRDALADRWIGGGVPVAMDRPLPRFPALGLSFWNALSRRFSLAAGCFFFVRADWHRSLGGFPEHVYAGEEIGHSRQLRQRARRQGLTFGILDTDPVVTSGRKLDWYATWQHALVVLVFVVFPWAGRFRRLSWFWYRRPGNR, encoded by the coding sequence ATGGCGCCGCCCAGTCTTTCCGTGATCATCCCGGCCTGGAACGAGGCCGACCAACTGCCGGCCACGCTCGATGCACTGCGGCATGCCATCACCGCATCTGACCTTGGCGTGGAGATCATCGTGGTGGATAACGGCTCCGATGACGATACCGCAGCGATCGCCCAAGAGGCCGGGGCACGGGTAGTGCGCGAGCCCGAGCGACGCATTGCCCGGGTGCGAAACCGGGGCGCTGAACTGGCCCGGAGCCCCTGGCTGCTGTTCCTCGATGCCGACACCCGGGTCACATCTGAGCACCTGCTCGCCGTGCGGGACGCACTCGCGGACCGATGGATCGGCGGCGGTGTGCCCGTTGCCATGGATCGCCCCCTCCCCCGCTTCCCGGCGCTGGGGCTGTCCTTCTGGAACGCATTATCGCGCCGGTTTTCTCTGGCGGCCGGTTGTTTCTTTTTCGTACGGGCGGATTGGCACCGGTCGCTCGGCGGGTTTCCGGAGCATGTTTATGCAGGCGAGGAGATCGGGCACTCGCGGCAACTCCGACAACGCGCCCGCCGCCAGGGCCTGACCTTCGGCATCCTGGACACCGACCCGGTGGTCACCTCCGGCCGTAAGCTGGACTGGTACGCCACCTGGCAGCATGCGCTCGTGGTGCTGGTCTTCGTGGTGTTCCCTTGGGCTGGGCGGTTTCGGCGGTTGAGTTGGTTCTGGTATCGGAGACCGGGCAACCGCTGA
- a CDS encoding DUF1289 domain-containing protein, producing MMDSPCKKICKVEDGRCIGCHRSLDEIGRWRDMSDQERRDVMEELPERARIWAQGHRALP from the coding sequence ATGATGGACTCCCCCTGCAAGAAGATCTGCAAAGTCGAGGACGGACGGTGTATCGGTTGCCACCGTAGCCTGGATGAGATCGGTCGCTGGCGTGACATGAGCGACCAGGAACGGCGCGACGTGATGGAAGAGCTCCCGGAACGGGCCCGAATTTGGGCTCAGGGCCACCGGGCGCTTCCCTGA
- a CDS encoding DUF1330 domain-containing protein produces the protein MAEAYLIGQIRVRDSAKWAEYVAAVGDTLTPWGAEVVFRGRKANSFSGDTPFQTVVVIRFPTLQAVDDWHASAAYQALIPLRDEAAEVVLQAWEN, from the coding sequence ATGGCGGAAGCCTATCTCATTGGACAGATTCGGGTGCGCGACTCGGCCAAATGGGCGGAGTACGTTGCGGCCGTTGGCGATACGCTGACGCCCTGGGGTGCGGAGGTTGTGTTCCGGGGCCGCAAGGCCAACAGCTTTTCCGGTGATACGCCGTTCCAGACGGTGGTCGTGATCCGCTTTCCCACGCTGCAGGCCGTGGACGACTGGCACGCCTCGGCGGCCTACCAAGCGCTGATCCCGCTGCGCGACGAGGCGGCCGAGGTCGTATTGCAGGCGTGGGAGAACTGA
- a CDS encoding class I SAM-dependent methyltransferase has protein sequence MDVSSIKSAYKRYARHYDRFLGPIFNPGRKLAVQIANPEPEQRILEVGVGTGLSLPYYRQDAQVVGIDISTDMLDIARQRADDEGLQQVEDLLEMDAEDLRFDDNTFDCVVAMYVASVVPNPDRLIAEMRRVCRPGGDILIINHFASRNPVLRGLERGLRPLSKLLGFRPDMDLDVLPDTADFPQLEVRPTNLGGYWKLVHYRNGDPDSATAAAPVDASAEPAQAAAR, from the coding sequence ATGGACGTATCCTCCATTAAAAGCGCCTACAAGCGTTACGCCCGCCATTACGATCGCTTCCTCGGGCCCATCTTCAATCCCGGGCGAAAGCTTGCCGTACAGATTGCCAATCCCGAGCCCGAGCAACGGATCCTCGAGGTGGGCGTAGGTACCGGTTTGTCGCTGCCCTACTACCGCCAGGATGCCCAGGTGGTCGGTATTGATATCAGCACCGATATGCTGGACATCGCCCGGCAGCGTGCCGATGACGAGGGGTTGCAGCAGGTGGAAGACTTGCTGGAAATGGACGCCGAGGACCTGCGCTTCGACGACAACACGTTTGATTGCGTGGTGGCCATGTACGTGGCTTCGGTGGTGCCCAACCCGGACCGGCTGATTGCGGAAATGCGGCGGGTCTGTCGGCCGGGTGGTGACATCCTGATTATCAACCACTTCGCCTCGCGAAACCCGGTATTGCGCGGCCTGGAACGCGGGCTTAGGCCGTTGTCCAAGCTGTTGGGCTTCCGTCCGGACATGGATCTCGACGTGCTGCCGGACACCGCGGATTTCCCCCAGCTTGAGGTGCGCCCGACGAATCTGGGGGGGTATTGGAAGCTGGTTCACTACCGTAACGGTGATCCGGACTCGGCAACCGCCGCAGCGCCCGTCGACGCCAGCGCTGAGCCGGCCCAGGCCGCCGCGCGCTGA